A single Cyclopterus lumpus isolate fCycLum1 chromosome 1, fCycLum1.pri, whole genome shotgun sequence DNA region contains:
- the LOC117737103 gene encoding CMRF35-like molecule 9 isoform X1 — MIKIYAFSCLLSALSIVEVKLLIINGHVGQDVTIRCSGWKIWTNEKKYVKYFCDSPCTGDSHIIAKAAYGKTTYKNRIQLKNRGKGLFVTFTNLHKSDSKTYFCGLERTGADSFIKVFLHVIDAPIPSPKTTPKTVIVGSTMSSSSSDVTDMSSSYTTLNTTAPTEKQGSGGSVPYLVAGVIAIIIILMVLLKLINKMMKHQMKVESSADVRQEDAQEDVQYDEIRPEDQTDPDVLYANYSHHQGTQFAAESRNSNSNDLYLLNLPSRSVVDSRGASTESKVTNDLLYSVAQLPKKKTEPTENEPLYSLAQTPQAT; from the exons ATGATAAAAATATATGCATTCTCTTGTCTTCTTTCTG CTCTGAGTATTGTGGAGGTGAAGCTTCTCATCATAAACGGTCATGTTGGGCAAGATGTGACAATCCGATGCTCTGGCTGGAAAATTTGGaccaatgaaaaaaaatatgttaagTACTTTTGTGACAGTCCATGCACGGGAGACTCTCACATCATCGCCAAAGCAGCATATGGAAAAACTACatataaaaacagaatacaGTTAAAAAACAGAGGAAAAGGCTTGTTTGTGACCTTCACAAATCTCCATAAGTCAGACTCAAAAACATACTTTTGTGGATTGGAGAGAACTGGCGCTGATTCATTTATAAAGGTGTTTCTTCACGTCATAGATG CTCCGATCCCCAGTCCCAAGACAACTCCAAAAACAGTCATTGTTGGTTCCACGATGTCTTCAAGCAGCTCAGATGTTACTGACATGTCTTCGTCATACACGACCCTCAATACAACAGCACCAACAGAAAAACAAGGATCTG GAGGAAGTGTACCATATTTGGTTGCAGGTGTCATCGCCATAATAATCATACTGATGGTCTTACTGAAGCTTATTAACAAGATGATGAAACATCAAATGA AAGTTGAGTCAAGTGCTGATGTGCGTCAAGAAGATGCACAAGAG GATGTACAATATGATGAAATAAGACCTGAAGACCAGACTGACCCAGACGTCCTCTATGCTAATTATTCCCACCACCAAGGAACACAATTTGCAGCTGAGAGCCGTAATAGCAACTCAAAcgatctttatttattaaatctaCCTTCCAGGTCTGTGGTCGATTCAAGGGGGGCGAGTACGGAGAGCAAAGTCACAAATGACTTGCTGTACTCTGTTGCTCAACTtcccaaaaagaaaactgaaccCACTGAAAATGAGCCTCTCTACTCTCTGGCCCAGACACCACAAGCAACCTGA
- the LOC117737103 gene encoding CMRF35-like molecule 1 isoform X2 codes for MIKIYAFSCLLSALSIVEVKLLIINGHVGQDVTIRCSGWKIWTNEKKYVKYFCDSPCTGDSHIIAKAAYGKTTYKNRIQLKNRGKGLFVTFTNLHKSDSKTYFCGLERTGADSFIKVFLHVIDAPIPSPKTTPKTVIVGSTMSSSSSDVTDMSSSYTTLNTTAPTEKQGSGSVPYLVAGVIAIIIILMVLLKLINKMMKHQMKVESSADVRQEDAQEDVQYDEIRPEDQTDPDVLYANYSHHQGTQFAAESRNSNSNDLYLLNLPSRSVVDSRGASTESKVTNDLLYSVAQLPKKKTEPTENEPLYSLAQTPQAT; via the exons ATGATAAAAATATATGCATTCTCTTGTCTTCTTTCTG CTCTGAGTATTGTGGAGGTGAAGCTTCTCATCATAAACGGTCATGTTGGGCAAGATGTGACAATCCGATGCTCTGGCTGGAAAATTTGGaccaatgaaaaaaaatatgttaagTACTTTTGTGACAGTCCATGCACGGGAGACTCTCACATCATCGCCAAAGCAGCATATGGAAAAACTACatataaaaacagaatacaGTTAAAAAACAGAGGAAAAGGCTTGTTTGTGACCTTCACAAATCTCCATAAGTCAGACTCAAAAACATACTTTTGTGGATTGGAGAGAACTGGCGCTGATTCATTTATAAAGGTGTTTCTTCACGTCATAGATG CTCCGATCCCCAGTCCCAAGACAACTCCAAAAACAGTCATTGTTGGTTCCACGATGTCTTCAAGCAGCTCAGATGTTACTGACATGTCTTCGTCATACACGACCCTCAATACAACAGCACCAACAGAAAAACAAGGATCTG GAAGTGTACCATATTTGGTTGCAGGTGTCATCGCCATAATAATCATACTGATGGTCTTACTGAAGCTTATTAACAAGATGATGAAACATCAAATGA AAGTTGAGTCAAGTGCTGATGTGCGTCAAGAAGATGCACAAGAG GATGTACAATATGATGAAATAAGACCTGAAGACCAGACTGACCCAGACGTCCTCTATGCTAATTATTCCCACCACCAAGGAACACAATTTGCAGCTGAGAGCCGTAATAGCAACTCAAAcgatctttatttattaaatctaCCTTCCAGGTCTGTGGTCGATTCAAGGGGGGCGAGTACGGAGAGCAAAGTCACAAATGACTTGCTGTACTCTGTTGCTCAACTtcccaaaaagaaaactgaaccCACTGAAAATGAGCCTCTCTACTCTCTGGCCCAGACACCACAAGCAACCTGA